The Carassius auratus strain Wakin unplaced genomic scaffold, ASM336829v1 scaf_tig00000611, whole genome shotgun sequence genome contains the following window.
TGTCGTCAACAGGACTGTTCTGAAAGAGACAAAAATAAGTCACAAGACAGACAAGTTTCCAGGAGAATCAAAATTTGAGTTTCAAACTGGATATCTCCAATGAGAACGGACTGTGCATCAGTGTTACAGTGAACCCTGAAAACTGTGGAATCAAACGACAAAGTCGACCTTCGGAAATTAGCATCCCTCCACCATCAGGTACTCTGCATGATAGCCACCAATCTGACGTAAAATGCTTTTTGGTTGTCTTTGTCCCTTTTTTAATCGTTCATAAATTTCCAGTCTTGAGGACTGATTTGAAATCTCCACATTTATTCCAGTGAGGCTGGTGGAAAACAGGAGTTTCGAGTATTCCCACAACAGGATGAAGTGCACTTGGGAATCTGATGTTTATGTCCCAGACCTTGGTTTTTATTACTCGTATGTAACTGTTTTTCttaacattgttttatatatttaactttaatttgttGTTTATATTCCTTTCATCCATGCATTGTTTGTAAATATATGCATTTCAGGTCAGATCAGAATAAAACGGTAGTTAAGTGCAATCAGATGAAGACCGGAGAATGCGTCATACACGATACAATTCTCAAGGACATGACAGAAATGTTCTACCTGTTCAATGGCACTGTTAATGGTCAACCTGTAAACAACACATTCATGACTAAAGGTCCAACAACTTTCGGTAAACATGCACTTTTTGCatagaacatatatatattttttattttacctgcACAGTAAGGCAGTTAAACAGACAGTTTTCTCAAATACAGCATACTATGTTGAGAGTTGTCATATTCACAATAGCAAATtatttgagaaatattattagttGATCATGTTGCTCTGCATATACTACATATTGCAATAGTTGTATTAGAGAATATGAgctacatttttcacattttctaatGGCAGTTGCTACTCTATTAGTTTGTTTCACTAATTAATAGTCTCTTTGTGTTTTTGGGCTTCCTTTGCAGTGAAACTAGACAAACCTCAGCTTACAATCCAGAAAGTTGGACATGACCTCCATTTTCAAACACATGGATCACTTTTAGAGTTTAAACCTCACTGCTACAAATACAACTTCACATTCAGCAAATGCAATGAGGTAAATCATGTTCTATATTTtcatatgaaagtgaaagtgaaagtgaagtgacattcagccaagtatggtgacccatactcagaatttgtgctctgcatttaacccatccgaaatgcacacacacagagcagtgaacacacacacacacacactgtgagcacacacccggagcagtgggcagccatttatgctgcggcgcccggggagcagttgggggttcgatgccttgctcaagggcacctaaatcgtggtattgaaggtggagagagaactgtacatgcactccccccacccacaattccgtccggcccgagactagaacccacaaccctttgattccccatatactattatatttaatAGTATAAGGTCTTTATTCAATATTAAGTACTAATCATTCTCACTAAAGATTCtttttaaaatacacataaaCTGCCATCTTTTAATAGAGTTATAGAATCaatgaaaaaaggaaaatgaaacaATGCAGAATGTACCAATCCACATTTTAAGTATTGCCTTGGTGGAGCTATTATTGGCGTCATGTAGTGTAGCACATAATGTCATGTTAAACAAGATCCAGCTTCTTTTATTCTGTGATTTTCTAATcctttatttttctgttgatgTGTTTATAGGAAAAACAAGTCATACAATCTAATGAAACACTTACAGTGGAACATGACTCAAACTGCAAGTACAGAGCCAGAGTGCAGATCATCTTCTCAGACAAATGTGGTGATGGGAAGAGTGACCTGAGTGACGAGGTGGAATATGGTACGTCTGGTCCTAGAAATAAGCACATGATAATCACTTGGTTTAGATTGTCAAAGAATTAAGAaggttattaattattttatggaaAAGCAGCAGGAAGCCTACAACAAaggtaaaacagtaaaaataaaatttagtttccAGGACAGTCTTGCTGAGCCTAAACTTGATGTTAATGATAGTTTATGTACAATTACTTCACATCCTGCAAATGAAATTCATCTGGTCTTTGATAGTTGACTTGAATGCTTTTCTTTGTGCCGTTTCGTAGGAGAGGACCGATATCCAAATTTGCCTGTATTGCTGGCTTTCATTATTATCCCGCTCATAGTTTCCTGTTGCCTGATATTTTCTCTTGTGCTGCTCAGAAGGTGatgaatgattttcattttcatttttctgccCTTCAATTGAAAAGAACAAATGTGAAACAATATTAGTGCATTATGTTATTGCATGTGCAtgttattgaatattgatattttgaagattTCTTTATATCCTATGTCCTGTGGATCACAGATGCTATTGAACCTAATCAGTCTTCAGTTAGAAGTTAAAAATGGccaaatctttttaaaaacataatatgaaCTGAATATTGATTACCGAGGTCTGAAATTCACTTCTCTTCCTTTAGACATAAAGACATCATATTCCCGAAAATCCCAGAGCCAACGCTTATCTTTAAGGACATGCTTATCAACAACATCAGAATGGCCGAGGATCTACGGGTAAATGATGTAGCCCATAATTATTCGTTAGTTTCCCAATCAGAACCATTTCAGATTAACGCATTCAAAGGGAAtgtaaaatgtcattaatattcTTGATTCAATCTGTTCCAACAGAGTACTGCAGATGGCAGACTGTATATCCCTTTTGAAGAAATCGTAGAAAGCAGGATAAGTCTCGAACCTGAGACACCACTTATACCAACCGCCACAGATATGGCATTCAAGAAGGTATAAATATTTCTGATGACTAAAAATATCTGGGTAAATCAGGATGGACTCAGGGTGCACTGAAAATTTACACTGTCGGGAAAATGTCTATGCAAGGACGAGGACTAAACTCCTGCTGTCTGTTGATAAATAATGAACTCAGGCTCCATATACCTTTTTTGAATGGACTTCGACCTCATTTATTGCAGTTGCTAGTAAACTGCTCTTCTTGGCACCACAGTGGCTTGTTTTCATTGAATGTATTGTGAAGATAAGAAAAGCAATCCAGAGACCATCCTGGGGCAGGTTGGTTGGCTCTGATTATCTGTTTTGTGAAGCTCGCACTGTACCCACTCAGTGTATCCAGAGGCCGGCAGACGACAAGCAGCTTCGTAGAGGAACACTCCAAAAAAAATCATGGAATATGGAAATTGTGACCTTAGATCTCTTGGACCTTTGAACTCTTGTGCACCATTACTGAACTTTCCATGCTTGTTCATTCagccacaattaaaaaaaagattttgcaaaaaataaaataaaaaatgcttttaagaaATTAGGGTTTTTTTATACGTTGTGAATTGTTACTTGTATAAAAGTGTGGTTTACTGTattgcagaaagaaaaatgttcttGACTATAAATGTTTGATTATAAATGATACAGAATGTCACATGACAAATATTCagacattcaaaaaataaatatattataaatatgtttttataaattgtatataaaatgatccaaaaagtgtatatattttcATACGTTGTTTCATGTCAAGATTATGTGAGCATTCTATTTCCCTGTAATTAAATTGCTTGCAAAACTGGGCGCCCTGTT
Protein-coding sequences here:
- the LOC113069054 gene encoding uncharacterized protein LOC113069054 — encoded protein: MKCTWESDVYVPDLGFYYSSDQNKTVVKCNQMKTGECVIHDTILKDMTEMFYLFNGTVNGQPVNNTFMTKGPTTFVKLDKPQLTIQKVGHDLHFQTHGSLLEFKPHCYKYNFTFSKCNEEKQVIQSNETLTVEHDSNCKYRARVQIIFSDKCGDGKSDLSDEVEYGEDRYPNLPVLLAFIIIPLIVSCCLIFSLVLLRRHKDIIFPKIPEPTLIFKDMLINNIRMAEDLRSTADGRLYIPFEEIVESRISLEPETPLIPTATDMAFKKV